The following proteins come from a genomic window of Caldisericia bacterium:
- the cas10 gene encoding type III-B CRISPR-associated protein Cas10/Cmr2 — MSNFGEKLKAFLHDPVDKCVDIPTHIRRAKDYAEKIEVVNVEQAKGPDIIASCMERSLLPAGISQDFNEIRHPLSEGKMDISNINSSEVFSVVSEVFKEIGREISSYDDERKFLYIWRNLLIKLIERSRNRPWCKYIPLFPADTRVPDHSIWEHLKVSSAVNAYLYDDKLIQNNSLFLFTIGPVQSFISQARKAQDLYIGSFLLSYLTFIGMKVIINEYGPTSIIYPDLFNQPLMDWFLEREKGIRVEKSNSDFVSIPTIPNRFVAIIPESETEKIKQLAERAKEKIFEELSNILDVILQKLSLKAEEIKDAIVKQLVDFPQVYWVAVPWRKGEADIEVDDFKNFFYDGELKAWKELWNFAKNKEEYSPNIGLLYQLLYTVLEKWMGARKNLRKFKQVEETGRKCSLCGERNVLFFWEKENKKKFTKYNPEAIDLTDRVEHKYFSSGEGLCGLCFIKRTFKLYLEEKVDRSFEDLTFPSTAEVTVADFKKKALKEAREKFEEYENLLKNSLSSKLSIVSSIPKLKDVIQKTVEGELFFEENLEKESIKEEFDVDLTDEQIKQIKECLKQLSEKVGKPNPYYALIYLDGDNMGKWLSGELLPKIENTYNSEVWRKLPEDFKEQLKVKSSKKLLTPAIHASISNALRNYSIEFVKKIVEEEHLGKLIYTGGDDVLAFVNLRDLLDVMEKLRFAFSGETRVEDGQIKVSGENQTGFVEKDGVYYLTMGKKATASMGVVIAHYKEPLKMVIGKVFQMEKMVKSNTSKDSFSILLIKKSGEERIVMYKWIYKDSTTNDVLQTIDVIKRAKNAMDDENERHISHGFIQKLKREFLRLKDKDGRLVSSEDVFNGELYRLISRAYNYKGSGKDEKNKRKELIDDFYTNIQKLFWKSGGDLDNFTNLLEIVSFLNKRE, encoded by the coding sequence ATGAGTAATTTTGGTGAAAAGTTAAAAGCTTTTCTTCATGATCCAGTGGATAAATGTGTTGATATTCCAACCCATATTAGAAGGGCAAAAGATTACGCTGAAAAAATAGAGGTAGTAAACGTTGAACAAGCAAAAGGGCCTGATATCATCGCATCATGTATGGAGCGAAGTTTGCTTCCAGCTGGGATTTCACAGGATTTTAATGAAATCAGGCATCCTTTAAGTGAGGGGAAGATGGATATTTCGAATATTAATTCATCTGAGGTTTTCTCGGTTGTTAGTGAGGTTTTTAAAGAGATTGGAAGAGAAATAAGCAGTTACGATGATGAACGCAAATTTCTTTATATCTGGAGAAATTTACTTATAAAACTTATTGAGAGATCCCGTAATAGACCATGGTGCAAGTATATACCACTTTTCCCGGCGGATACGAGGGTACCAGATCACTCAATATGGGAACATTTGAAGGTTTCATCTGCAGTTAATGCATACTTGTATGATGATAAATTAATTCAAAATAATTCGTTATTTCTTTTCACTATTGGTCCTGTTCAATCTTTTATTTCACAGGCAAGGAAAGCACAAGATCTTTATATTGGGAGTTTTCTTCTTTCGTATTTAACCTTCATTGGGATGAAGGTGATAATAAACGAGTATGGTCCGACATCGATTATATACCCAGATCTTTTCAATCAACCTCTTATGGATTGGTTTCTTGAGAGGGAGAAAGGAATTCGAGTCGAGAAATCAAATTCAGATTTTGTTAGTATTCCAACAATCCCAAATAGATTCGTTGCGATAATTCCTGAATCTGAGACAGAAAAAATTAAACAATTGGCTGAGAGAGCGAAAGAGAAAATTTTTGAGGAGTTATCAAATATTCTGGATGTAATTTTGCAAAAGTTAAGTTTAAAGGCAGAAGAAATAAAAGATGCGATAGTGAAACAGCTTGTGGATTTTCCACAGGTATACTGGGTTGCAGTTCCGTGGAGAAAAGGCGAGGCTGATATAGAGGTTGATGACTTTAAAAATTTCTTCTATGATGGTGAATTAAAAGCATGGAAGGAGCTTTGGAATTTTGCAAAGAATAAAGAAGAATATTCTCCAAATATTGGTCTACTTTATCAGCTTCTTTATACTGTGCTTGAGAAATGGATGGGTGCAAGAAAAAATTTAAGAAAATTTAAGCAAGTTGAGGAAACGGGACGTAAATGTTCTCTCTGTGGGGAGAGAAATGTTTTATTTTTCTGGGAAAAAGAGAATAAGAAAAAATTTACAAAATACAATCCAGAAGCAATAGATTTAACTGATAGGGTAGAACATAAGTATTTTTCTAGCGGTGAAGGCTTATGTGGGTTATGCTTCATTAAAAGAACATTTAAACTTTATCTTGAAGAAAAAGTTGATAGAAGCTTTGAAGATTTGACATTTCCATCAACAGCAGAAGTTACCGTAGCAGATTTTAAGAAGAAAGCGTTGAAGGAAGCTAGAGAAAAGTTTGAAGAATATGAAAACTTACTTAAAAATTCACTGAGCAGTAAACTTTCTATTGTATCTTCTATACCAAAGTTGAAGGATGTAATACAGAAAACTGTGGAAGGTGAATTGTTTTTTGAGGAGAATTTAGAAAAGGAGTCAATAAAAGAAGAATTCGATGTTGATTTAACTGATGAGCAGATAAAGCAAATTAAAGAATGTCTTAAACAATTATCTGAAAAAGTAGGAAAGCCAAATCCTTATTATGCTTTAATTTATCTTGATGGAGACAACATGGGGAAGTGGCTTTCGGGTGAGCTTCTTCCGAAGATTGAGAACACTTATAATTCTGAGGTGTGGAGAAAGTTACCGGAAGATTTTAAGGAGCAGTTAAAGGTTAAATCTTCAAAGAAGCTTTTAACGCCAGCAATACATGCTTCTATTTCAAATGCTTTAAGGAATTACTCCATAGAGTTTGTGAAGAAAATTGTTGAGGAGGAGCATCTTGGGAAACTCATATATACTGGCGGAGATGATGTGTTAGCTTTTGTTAATTTAAGAGATTTACTTGATGTTATGGAGAAGTTAAGGTTTGCTTTTTCTGGAGAGACAAGAGTTGAAGATGGCCAAATAAAAGTATCTGGAGAAAATCAAACGGGTTTTGTGGAAAAAGATGGAGTTTATTACCTTACGATGGGGAAAAAGGCAACTGCATCTATGGGGGTTGTAATTGCACATTATAAGGAGCCATTAAAAATGGTGATAGGTAAAGTTTTCCAGATGGAGAAGATGGTGAAATCAAATACAAGTAAAGATTCCTTTTCAATTCTTCTGATAAAGAAGTCAGGAGAAGAAAGGATAGTAATGTACAAGTGGATATACAAGGATAGCACAACCAATGATGTGCTACAAACTATTGATGTGATAAAAAGGGCGAAGAATGCAATGGATGATGAGAATGAAAGGCATATTTCTCATGGATTTATCCAGAAGTTAAAAAGGGAATTTTTGAGATTAAAGGACAAGGATGGGCGCTTGGTGTCATCTGAGGATGTATTCAATGGTGAACTTTATAGATTGATTTCTCGTGCTTACAATTATAAAGGAAGCGGAAAGGATGAGAAAAATAAGAGAAAAGAGCTTATTGATGACTTTTACACAAATATTCAAAAGCTTTTCTGGAAATCTGGTGGAGATTTAGACAACTTTACCAACTTACTTGAAATTGTGAGTTTTTTAAATAAGAGAGAGTAG
- the pth gene encoding aminoacyl-tRNA hydrolase: protein MYILAGLGNPEFEYIGTRHNIGFDFINFLSKRLKIKIQKLKWKAEIGEGVIYFEDKKEEILLVKPITYMNLSGESILEIVSNLKIDLNKLVVIHDDMDLPIGGVHFIFDRGDGGHKGIKSIVEKLKTNEFFRLRFGIGRPPQELDPVNYVLSPITIIERRKLKEAFNLGEEIIKTFIFYGAEKAISKSNKKGIY, encoded by the coding sequence GTGTATATACTTGCAGGACTTGGAAATCCAGAATTTGAATATATAGGTACAAGACATAATATTGGTTTTGATTTTATAAATTTTTTATCCAAAAGACTAAAAATTAAAATTCAAAAATTAAAGTGGAAGGCAGAAATAGGGGAAGGTGTTATCTATTTTGAAGATAAAAAAGAAGAAATTTTACTTGTAAAGCCAATAACTTATATGAACCTTTCTGGTGAATCAATTTTAGAAATTGTTTCTAATTTAAAGATAGATTTAAATAAACTTGTTGTTATTCATGATGATATGGATTTACCGATTGGGGGAGTGCATTTTATTTTTGATAGAGGAGATGGAGGGCATAAGGGAATAAAGTCAATAGTTGAAAAGTTAAAAACAAATGAATTTTTTAGATTAAGATTTGGAATTGGTAGACCACCGCAAGAATTAGACCCAGTCAATTATGTTTTGAGTCCAATAACAATCATTGAAAGAAGAAAATTAAAAGAAGCATTTAATTTAGGGGAAGAGATAATTAAAACTTTCATTTTTTATGGTGCAGAAAAAGCGATTTCAAAATCTAACAAAAAAGGAATTTATTAA
- the mfd gene encoding transcription-repair coupling factor — translation MVQKKRFQNLTKKEFINILFSDYKKEFKNIGGITRGALPFFILFLKENYYPKIAFILEDEDELYEIYEETLSFDENKEEAFLKDPEIDEINLKNFVKTLKIINEREKVILFLKSETLKRNILFENEIIKVKKGDVLNFENFIKKFFNQYNRVNYVENPLEFAIRGGIIDFFPLTSENPIRVVFDGNTIESIREFDIISQRSIKEMDEIVIKNFKEGINIFEYLKDSYIFLTYKENFDIDNLIKIYDEKIKDFSFDFTSISTFYTLNKTKELIEDLKKNGFEIFYIGFDNGFSQNLEGVIKENFVSVDKKIAVVGKKRKPSFPHRRLSPSLIEEIESIKELKRGDIVVHVDFGIGRYEGLITLEREGKSKDYILIEYDKNEKLYVPVEKIERIKKYIGDIENVSLSRLGGNEWNKSKEKAREDIVKFAKELLTLYAKREITKRVPFREFKELEEEFANSFEFDLTCDQEKAIRDLLNDLSSEKIAERVICGDVGFGKTEVALRGALRVILNGKQVLLLTPTTILAMQHLRVIKDRFKNLPIRIEMLSRLLSEGEEKEILKDLKDGKIDFLIGTHRALSDDVVFFDLGLLIIDEEHLFGVEHKEKIKKLKEDVDTIYLSATPIPRTLEMALSGIKDISIIRTPPIGRYPIETKVMPFDPFEIKVAIEKEIKRDGQVYYVHNRIETIEKEKAFLLSLIPNLRILVLHGRLDPKEIEDGMIKFLNKEFDLLLSTTIIEAGLDNENVNTIIVVDSQNFGLSQLYQLKGRVGRRDKRAFAYLFYDPKKTTELGKKRLKVLESYSFLGAGFQVALKDLEIRGAGNLLGKEQSGHINALGFDLYFELIEEEIAKLKGKEVEPKIYTDLEINIDNSIPQDYIEDEKTRFYYYRRFFEAKDFEEIENIKEELEDRFGKIDENIKNLIETSKLNVLMKRYKIKKITNFNNQIFIKPTNKTPIDSIKIKTLEKIFSNRIKFTPSEIVILDTQNPISDVKRFFDVLKI, via the coding sequence ATGGTGCAGAAAAAGCGATTTCAAAATCTAACAAAAAAGGAATTTATTAATATCCTTTTTTCAGATTATAAAAAAGAGTTTAAAAATATTGGTGGAATAACAAGGGGTGCATTACCATTTTTTATTTTATTTTTAAAAGAAAATTATTATCCTAAAATTGCTTTTATTTTAGAAGATGAAGATGAACTTTATGAAATTTATGAAGAGACCCTTTCTTTCGATGAAAATAAAGAAGAAGCATTTCTAAAAGATCCTGAAATAGATGAAATAAATTTAAAAAATTTTGTAAAAACTTTAAAAATAATCAATGAAAGAGAAAAAGTTATTCTATTTTTAAAAAGTGAAACTTTAAAAAGAAATATTCTTTTTGAGAATGAAATTATAAAAGTTAAGAAAGGAGATGTGCTTAATTTTGAAAATTTCATAAAAAAATTTTTTAATCAATATAATAGAGTAAATTATGTTGAAAATCCACTTGAATTTGCAATAAGAGGTGGAATTATCGACTTTTTTCCATTAACAAGTGAAAATCCAATTAGAGTTGTTTTTGATGGAAATACAATAGAAAGTATAAGAGAGTTTGATATTATATCTCAACGCTCAATTAAAGAAATGGATGAAATAGTTATAAAAAATTTTAAGGAGGGTATAAATATTTTTGAATATTTAAAAGATTCATATATTTTTTTAACATATAAAGAAAATTTTGATATAGATAATCTAATTAAAATTTATGATGAAAAGATTAAAGATTTTAGTTTCGATTTTACATCGATTTCTACTTTTTACACTTTAAATAAAACAAAAGAACTTATTGAAGATTTAAAGAAAAACGGCTTTGAGATTTTTTATATAGGATTTGATAATGGATTTTCTCAAAATTTAGAAGGAGTAATAAAAGAAAATTTTGTAAGTGTAGATAAAAAAATTGCAGTTGTTGGTAAAAAAAGAAAGCCAAGTTTTCCACATAGAAGATTATCGCCTTCTCTTATTGAAGAGATTGAATCAATAAAGGAATTAAAAAGAGGAGATATAGTAGTACATGTTGATTTTGGAATTGGAAGATATGAAGGATTAATCACATTAGAAAGAGAAGGAAAATCTAAAGATTATATTTTAATTGAATATGATAAAAATGAAAAACTTTATGTTCCAGTTGAAAAGATTGAAAGAATAAAAAAGTATATTGGAGATATTGAGAATGTATCTCTTTCAAGATTAGGAGGAAATGAGTGGAATAAATCAAAAGAAAAAGCACGAGAAGATATAGTTAAATTTGCAAAAGAACTGCTGACACTCTATGCAAAAAGAGAGATTACTAAAAGGGTTCCATTTAGAGAATTTAAAGAGTTAGAGGAAGAATTTGCAAACTCTTTTGAGTTTGATTTAACTTGTGATCAAGAAAAAGCAATAAGGGATCTTTTAAATGATCTTTCGAGTGAAAAAATTGCAGAGAGAGTTATTTGTGGTGATGTAGGATTTGGAAAAACTGAAGTTGCTTTAAGAGGTGCCTTAAGGGTTATTTTAAATGGAAAGCAGGTTTTACTTTTAACACCAACTACAATTCTTGCTATGCAGCATCTGAGGGTTATTAAAGATAGGTTTAAAAATTTACCAATAAGAATTGAGATGTTATCAAGATTATTAAGCGAAGGGGAAGAAAAAGAAATTTTAAAAGATTTAAAAGATGGGAAAATCGATTTTTTAATTGGAACTCATAGAGCCTTATCAGATGATGTAGTTTTCTTTGATCTTGGACTTTTAATTATTGATGAAGAACACCTTTTCGGAGTTGAACATAAAGAGAAAATTAAAAAATTAAAAGAAGATGTAGATACAATTTATCTTTCTGCCACACCAATTCCAAGAACACTTGAGATGGCTTTATCTGGAATAAAAGATATCTCAATAATAAGAACTCCTCCTATTGGAAGATATCCAATTGAAACAAAAGTTATGCCTTTTGATCCATTTGAAATTAAAGTTGCAATAGAAAAAGAGATTAAAAGGGATGGACAAGTTTACTATGTTCATAACAGAATAGAAACAATAGAAAAAGAAAAAGCATTTCTCTTATCCCTCATTCCTAATCTTAGAATTTTAGTTTTACATGGAAGATTAGATCCAAAAGAAATAGAAGATGGCATGATTAAATTTTTAAATAAAGAGTTTGATCTTCTACTTTCAACAACTATAATTGAAGCAGGACTTGATAATGAAAATGTAAACACAATAATTGTTGTTGATTCACAAAATTTTGGTTTATCACAACTCTACCAACTTAAAGGGAGAGTTGGAAGAAGAGATAAAAGAGCATTTGCGTATCTTTTTTATGATCCTAAAAAAACGACTGAACTAGGTAAAAAAAGATTAAAGGTTCTTGAGAGTTATTCTTTTTTAGGTGCTGGTTTTCAAGTTGCTCTTAAAGATCTTGAGATAAGAGGTGCAGGTAATTTATTAGGAAAAGAACAATCTGGTCATATAAATGCTCTTGGATTTGATTTATATTTTGAACTTATTGAAGAAGAGATAGCAAAACTAAAGGGAAAAGAGGTTGAACCAAAAATTTATACAGATCTTGAAATAAATATTGATAATTCAATACCCCAAGACTACATAGAAGATGAGAAAACAAGATTTTATTATTACAGAAGATTTTTTGAAGCAAAGGATTTTGAAGAGATAGAAAATATAAAAGAAGAGTTAGAAGATAGATTTGGAAAAATTGATGAAAATATTAAGAATCTTATAGAAACCTCAAAATTAAATGTTTTGATGAAAAGGTATAAAATTAAAAAAATAACCAATTTCAACAATCAAATTTTTATAAAACCAACAAATAAAACTCCAATTGATTCTATAAAAATTAAAACACTTGAAAAAATTTTTTCAAATAGAATAAAATTTACACCAAGCGAGATAGTTATTCTTGACACTCAAAACCCTATCTCTGATGTTAAAAGATTTTTTGATGTTTTAAAAATTTAA
- the cmr1 gene encoding type III-B CRISPR module RAMP protein Cmr1, translating into MELRLECKIITPMFMAGADGRTPELRSSEFKGMMRWWWRAIKAEDDIGTLREKEAEIFGGTEKGEGKSKVRVMVKPDLVEIGNDVREVINNNSGLKYLYYSTFSLRVRGEPIIRRYYKPESSFSLEIISFDYDFFRKASAALWTSIYLGGFGTRARRGGGNLAVESAEPNNIGGIEFYCNAMSVDDLEIWLKKNLEIVIQLCNANVGSSQYTTLKNGKILLFEPLGSWIDALNVIGEEYKNFRSNKKKEIFKTAIFGMPVMHNRFSTRLVPYKNRRERLSDRWASPVIFKVIKGKGKTYFPVVIFLNPGGVNLIGKEKRVGNNWSNTKEVQEITFEILSSFRDYLKPTKELTL; encoded by the coding sequence ATGGAATTAAGATTAGAGTGCAAAATCATAACACCAATGTTTATGGCTGGAGCTGATGGTAGAACTCCTGAGTTAAGGTCTTCAGAGTTTAAAGGGATGATGAGGTGGTGGTGGAGAGCAATAAAAGCAGAAGATGATATTGGAACCTTAAGAGAAAAGGAAGCTGAAATTTTTGGGGGAACGGAAAAGGGAGAGGGCAAAAGCAAGGTGAGAGTAATGGTAAAGCCAGATTTAGTTGAGATAGGTAATGACGTTCGAGAAGTAATCAATAATAATTCTGGACTAAAATATTTATATTACTCAACATTTTCATTAAGGGTAAGGGGAGAACCAATAATAAGGAGGTATTATAAACCAGAAAGTAGTTTTTCACTTGAAATAATTTCATTTGATTATGATTTCTTTAGGAAAGCAAGCGCAGCGTTATGGACATCTATTTATCTTGGTGGATTTGGAACAAGAGCAAGAAGAGGGGGTGGAAATCTTGCAGTTGAAAGTGCTGAACCAAATAATATTGGAGGTATAGAGTTTTATTGTAATGCAATGAGTGTAGACGACTTGGAAATTTGGCTTAAAAAGAATTTAGAAATTGTCATTCAGTTATGTAATGCTAATGTAGGTAGTTCACAGTATACTACTCTAAAAAATGGGAAAATTCTTCTATTCGAACCTTTAGGCTCATGGATAGACGCACTTAATGTTATAGGCGAAGAATACAAAAATTTCAGAAGCAACAAGAAAAAAGAAATTTTTAAAACTGCAATATTCGGAATGCCTGTTATGCATAATCGCTTTAGCACACGATTAGTTCCCTATAAAAATAGGAGGGAGCGACTTTCGGACAGATGGGCTTCGCCAGTAATATTTAAGGTAATTAAAGGGAAAGGAAAAACTTACTTCCCTGTTGTCATTTTCTTGAATCCCGGTGGAGTTAATTTAATTGGAAAGGAAAAAAGAGTTGGTAATAATTGGAGTAATACAAAAGAAGTTCAAGAAATCACTTTTGAGATATTGTCATCTTTTAGAGATTATTTAAAGCCTACAAAGGAGTTAACTTTATGA
- a CDS encoding putative CRISPR-associated protein, with protein MKKVITMVGTSIFENYFEEEKRNNTSRGYFEDLQEKKAEEFDSEKRRIQSLRDAIKEWIDSRKDENKVTLSAEVKSLLKLKEELRDDDFEVYLLYSDTILSKLASQLIEEILQDLGFDSKKIYTRFIKCLQVQDREEFNVGMSELINEIYRIADEYWDNVIINITGGYKATIPYLTILAQVNKCPVYYIFEKTDALIKIPYIPLDIKWEIFEEYEEFFAKLEKDGVSELKGINEEDYADILSLVERVENLYSLNNLGIVLWEKYKRGFRVFYVSKLFKEYIGKDQNFKNIAEKSLLELKRRIEQNLQDPDLDHRLEGVDLQDFKCFKHKENNLQVRILYKVKERKTRYGVMEYDIYAGAISIGSDVHNVESEYVETFKNNLSKIKDLENYKVYKIQKEGWHV; from the coding sequence ATGAAGAAGGTAATTACGATGGTTGGGACATCGATATTTGAGAATTATTTTGAGGAAGAAAAGAGAAATAACACTTCTAGAGGTTACTTTGAAGATCTACAGGAAAAGAAGGCAGAGGAATTTGATTCAGAAAAGAGGAGGATTCAATCTCTTAGAGATGCAATTAAAGAATGGATTGACTCAAGAAAAGATGAGAATAAAGTGACTCTATCGGCGGAAGTGAAAAGCCTTTTAAAGTTAAAAGAGGAGTTAAGGGATGATGATTTTGAAGTTTATCTTCTGTATTCTGATACAATTTTAAGTAAGCTTGCGAGTCAGTTAATAGAAGAAATTCTTCAGGATTTAGGGTTTGATAGTAAAAAAATTTACACAAGATTTATTAAGTGTTTGCAGGTTCAGGATAGAGAAGAGTTTAATGTTGGTATGAGTGAATTGATAAATGAGATTTATAGGATTGCGGATGAATACTGGGATAATGTGATTATTAACATCACTGGGGGATACAAGGCGACCATTCCGTATCTTACGATCCTTGCTCAGGTGAATAAATGTCCTGTTTATTATATATTTGAAAAAACTGATGCTTTAATAAAGATACCTTACATTCCATTAGATATTAAATGGGAGATATTCGAAGAATATGAAGAGTTTTTTGCTAAATTGGAAAAGGATGGGGTTAGTGAACTGAAGGGTATTAATGAGGAAGACTATGCAGATATTTTAAGTCTAGTGGAAAGGGTTGAAAACTTATATTCTCTAAACAACTTGGGGATAGTTTTATGGGAAAAGTATAAGCGAGGGTTTAGAGTTTTTTATGTATCTAAATTATTTAAAGAGTATATTGGCAAGGACCAAAATTTTAAGAACATAGCGGAAAAATCTTTATTAGAGCTTAAGCGAAGAATAGAGCAAAACCTACAGGATCCTGATTTAGACCATAGATTGGAAGGTGTGGATTTACAAGACTTTAAATGTTTTAAACATAAGGAGAATAATTTACAGGTAAGGATTTTATATAAAGTAAAGGAAAGAAAAACTCGGTATGGTGTCATGGAGTATGATATTTATGCTGGAGCGATTAGCATAGGAAGTGATGTGCATAATGTTGAAAGTGAGTATGTTGAAACTTTTAAAAATAACTTGTCGAAGATAAAAGATTTAGAAAACTACAAAGTTTATAAAATACAAAAGGAGGGATGGCATGTTTAA
- the cmr3 gene encoding type III-B CRISPR module-associated protein Cmr3 — protein sequence MWYKIIPNDTLFFRSGIPFTMGAESWTEIIFPPNPTTLYGAIRTWLIFEKGSLKDFKEGRFKEELGTTETKGSLKIKGSILLKGELLFPSPLDLLKKKENKRNDILKSLTFSERPDIFISDYQMDGILVWKGMEHIKEAEGYITAIYLSDYLLGKKGLRLTEKDELYIVESKIGIARNRITKTTVKGHLYHVPMIRLKDEKLKGDVAIAVWIEGVEDVPESGIIQLGGEGKTAKIEKMESDLLQEIKGISLSFNNRLFKIYLATPAIFEKGYLPSWIDENTLQGEHKGIKLKLVGCVIGKYKLIGGWDMAENKPKPMRRAVPAGSVYYFQILDDSDVQKVKDVFHFKNISDIYPEEGYGLTFIGSVS from the coding sequence ATGTGGTATAAGATTATACCAAATGATACTTTATTTTTCAGAAGTGGAATACCTTTCACAATGGGTGCGGAGTCTTGGACAGAGATAATTTTTCCACCAAATCCTACAACATTGTATGGTGCGATAAGGACATGGCTAATATTTGAAAAGGGAAGTTTGAAAGATTTCAAAGAAGGGAGGTTCAAAGAAGAATTAGGAACGACTGAAACAAAAGGCTCCCTAAAAATTAAAGGTTCAATTCTGTTAAAAGGGGAATTATTATTTCCTTCGCCGTTGGATTTACTGAAGAAGAAAGAAAACAAGAGAAATGATATTTTAAAGTCTTTAACTTTTTCTGAGAGGCCTGACATATTTATTTCAGATTATCAAATGGATGGGATTTTGGTTTGGAAAGGTATGGAGCATATAAAAGAAGCTGAAGGTTATATTACTGCTATTTATTTGAGTGATTATTTATTAGGGAAGAAAGGTTTAAGACTAACAGAGAAAGATGAGCTTTACATTGTGGAGTCGAAGATTGGAATTGCAAGAAACCGTATAACAAAAACCACAGTAAAGGGGCATCTTTATCATGTGCCAATGATAAGGTTGAAAGATGAAAAATTGAAAGGTGATGTGGCGATTGCTGTGTGGATTGAGGGGGTTGAAGACGTTCCTGAATCGGGTATAATTCAGCTTGGCGGAGAAGGGAAAACTGCGAAGATAGAAAAAATGGAAAGTGATTTACTTCAAGAGATTAAGGGTATAAGTTTAAGTTTTAACAACAGGTTATTTAAGATTTATCTTGCTACACCGGCAATTTTTGAAAAGGGTTATCTTCCAAGTTGGATTGATGAAAATACGCTTCAAGGAGAGCATAAGGGTATTAAATTGAAGTTGGTTGGTTGCGTAATTGGGAAATATAAATTGATTGGAGGATGGGATATGGCGGAAAATAAGCCAAAACCTATGCGAAGGGCAGTTCCTGCGGGGAGTGTATATTATTTTCAGATACTTGATGATTCTGATGTTCAAAAGGTTAAGGATGTTTTTCATTTTAAGAATATTTCGGACATATATCCAGAGGAAGGTTATGGTTTAACATTTATTGGGAGTGTATCATGA
- a CDS encoding 50S ribosomal protein L25, with protein sequence MKKIPLTVYKRDITRKSELKKLRMNNLVPGIIYGEGLKENLPISVNKKDLIKLLRLKKEEDFLVEIEVNEDKSKYVALIKEEQYHPVTDEIIHVDFHSVSLEKEITAMVPIHFIGEPKGVKEGGVLYKALHEIEVEAKPLDLPSFIEVDISGLGIGDSIHIEDLKVPPGVKILHEPFETVVSVTTVEEEEVEVAKPEEGITQETPQTTPEKKETPEKGVQEKK encoded by the coding sequence ATGAAAAAGATACCATTAACTGTATATAAAAGAGATATTACAAGAAAAAGTGAACTTAAAAAACTAAGGATGAATAATTTAGTACCTGGAATAATATATGGAGAGGGTTTAAAAGAAAATCTTCCAATTTCTGTAAATAAAAAAGATTTAATAAAATTACTTAGATTGAAAAAAGAGGAAGATTTTCTTGTTGAAATTGAAGTAAATGAAGACAAGAGTAAATATGTTGCATTAATTAAGGAGGAGCAGTATCATCCAGTTACAGATGAAATAATTCATGTTGATTTTCATTCTGTTTCTCTTGAAAAAGAAATTACAGCAATGGTTCCAATTCATTTTATAGGAGAACCAAAGGGCGTAAAAGAAGGTGGAGTTTTATATAAAGCACTTCATGAGATAGAAGTTGAAGCAAAACCACTTGATCTTCCATCCTTTATAGAAGTTGATATAAGTGGTCTTGGAATCGGAGATTCAATTCATATTGAAGATCTTAAAGTTCCTCCAGGTGTTAAAATTCTTCATGAACCATTCGAGACTGTTGTATCAGTAACAACAGTTGAAGAAGAGGAAGTTGAAGTAGCAAAACCTGAAGAAGGTATAACTCAAGAAACACCTCAGACTACACCAGAGAAGAAAGAAACGCCTGAAAAAGGTGTTCAAGAAAAAAAATAA